From a region of the Paenibacillus sp. R14(2021) genome:
- the map gene encoding type I methionyl aminopeptidase — translation MIIIKTKDEIEQMRKAGEILAACHREIKTMIKPGITTIEIDQFVEKFLKQHGATPEQKGYKGYAFATCASINDVICHGFPSAAVLKEGDIVTIDMVVNLNGWLADSAWSYAVGQVSEQAQRLLTVTEEAMYKGIEQAVVGNRMGDVSNAIQKHAEAQGFSVVREFIGHGIGQDMHEEPQVPHYGPPGRGIRLKAGMVMTIEPMLNTGAWQSKIDSDGWTARTIDGGLSAQYEHTIAITEDGPIVLTRQ, via the coding sequence ATGATTATTATAAAAACAAAAGACGAGATTGAGCAAATGCGCAAAGCAGGCGAGATTCTGGCAGCCTGCCATCGCGAAATCAAGACCATGATCAAACCGGGCATCACCACCATCGAGATCGACCAATTCGTCGAAAAATTTCTCAAGCAGCACGGTGCGACGCCGGAACAGAAAGGCTATAAAGGCTATGCCTTCGCAACTTGCGCTTCCATTAATGATGTGATCTGCCACGGCTTTCCCTCCGCTGCAGTGCTAAAGGAAGGCGATATCGTCACAATCGATATGGTCGTCAACTTGAACGGATGGCTGGCGGATTCGGCATGGTCGTATGCAGTCGGCCAAGTGTCCGAACAGGCGCAGCGGCTGCTTACCGTTACGGAAGAAGCCATGTACAAAGGTATTGAGCAGGCGGTTGTCGGCAACCGGATGGGCGATGTGTCGAACGCAATTCAGAAACATGCCGAGGCGCAGGGCTTCTCCGTCGTGCGGGAATTCATCGGTCACGGCATCGGCCAAGATATGCACGAAGAACCGCAAGTTCCTCATTACGGACCTCCAGGACGCGGCATTCGCTTGAAGGCCGGCATGGTCATGACGATTGAACCGATGCTGAACACGGGCGCATGGCAGAGCAAGATCGACAGCGACGGCTGGACCGCGCGCACGATCGACGGCGGACTATCCGCGCAGTACGAGCATACGATTGCGATTACTGAAGACGGTCCGATTGTTCTAACACGGCAATAA
- a CDS encoding TrkH family potassium uptake protein, with protein MLRKIMTILSPAQLMVAAYFIGMLLIALLLMLPISWKEGTSLSPLDALFTSVSAVSVTGLTTVATNAAFSVFGITVLLVAFQFGGIGIMTLGSFFWILMGQNIGLFERKLIMIDQNRYQLSGLVKLMRLVLLMTLAIEMMGTLLFAAYFYLTGYTASPAKALYFGLFHAVSAFTNAGFDLFGDSLMRYANDYFVQGVSMVLIVLGAVGFPVLAELWQYLRREKGTRFRFSLFTKLTIATHAVLLTGGAAILWMTEASRSFDGMGIGQQLMNAAFLSVSSRSAGLTTIDISTLHQASLLLISMLMFIGASPSSVGGGLRTTTVAVIVLTIVMFAKGKKEARLWGRAIGKDDIQKSFVYFAISIVLVMAGCFAVLMQDSHAYDLSAVLFEVTSAFGTCGLSTGITSSLNSSGKITLIILMFIGRIGMFLFLAMFTSKKKRPDLKYPEEKLIIG; from the coding sequence ATGCTAAGGAAAATCATGACGATCCTATCTCCGGCGCAGCTTATGGTTGCGGCCTATTTCATCGGTATGCTGCTGATTGCGCTTCTTCTCATGCTTCCAATCAGCTGGAAGGAAGGCACGTCGCTCTCCCCGCTGGACGCCTTGTTTACCTCCGTCAGCGCCGTCAGCGTAACGGGACTGACAACGGTTGCCACGAACGCTGCGTTTAGCGTGTTCGGTATAACGGTGCTGCTCGTTGCCTTTCAATTCGGCGGAATCGGAATTATGACGCTGGGAAGCTTCTTCTGGATCCTTATGGGCCAGAATATCGGTCTGTTCGAACGCAAACTCATTATGATTGACCAGAACCGGTATCAGCTATCGGGGCTTGTAAAGCTGATGCGTCTCGTGCTTCTCATGACGCTGGCGATTGAAATGATGGGGACGCTGCTGTTCGCCGCCTATTTCTATTTGACCGGATATACGGCCTCGCCGGCGAAGGCGCTCTATTTTGGCTTGTTTCACGCGGTTTCTGCGTTTACGAATGCAGGCTTCGATTTGTTTGGTGATTCCTTGATGCGGTATGCCAATGATTATTTCGTGCAGGGCGTGTCAATGGTGCTGATCGTGCTCGGTGCGGTCGGTTTCCCTGTGCTGGCAGAGCTGTGGCAGTATCTGCGCCGGGAGAAGGGAACCCGGTTCCGATTCTCCTTGTTCACGAAGCTGACGATCGCGACCCATGCCGTCTTATTGACGGGCGGCGCAGCGATCCTATGGATGACGGAGGCGAGCCGTTCCTTCGACGGCATGGGGATTGGGCAGCAGCTCATGAATGCCGCCTTTCTATCGGTCTCTTCCCGCAGCGCCGGGCTGACGACGATTGATATTTCTACGCTTCATCAGGCATCGCTTCTGCTCATCTCCATGCTGATGTTCATCGGGGCCAGCCCGTCGAGCGTCGGGGGAGGCCTTCGGACAACGACGGTTGCCGTCATCGTGCTGACGATCGTGATGTTTGCCAAGGGCAAGAAGGAAGCCCGCTTGTGGGGACGCGCGATCGGCAAAGATGACATACAGAAAAGCTTCGTGTATTTCGCGATCTCCATCGTGCTGGTTATGGCAGGGTGCTTCGCGGTATTGATGCAGGATTCGCATGCTTACGATTTGTCCGCCGTGCTGTTCGAGGTGACCTCTGCTTTCGGGACATGCGGGTTATCGACCGGCATAACGAGTTCCTTGAACAGCTCAGGCAAGATCACGCTAATCATTCTGATGTTTATCGGAAGAATCGGGATGTTCTTGTTCCTGGCGATGTTCACCTCGAAGAAGAAACGGCCGGACCTTAAATATCCGGAAGAAAAGCTAATAATTGGGTGA
- the pyrB gene encoding aspartate carbamoyltransferase has translation MTTLYHVLGAKQFDRELLDKLFGSAKEMEQVAARGGAQRFPNKIMSTLFFEASTRTRFSFESAMHRLGGRVIGTENASQFSSTIKGETLEDTIRIIAGYSDLIVMRHTDIGAAKRAAAVSGVPVINAGDGSGEHPTQALLDLYTIQKEFGGIEGLHIAMIGDLTYGRTVHSLSYLLANYRDVHISFISPDNVRIPSYVKQYLDEKGVSYEETTDLTGLAGTADVFYQTRIQKERFPSPEEYSKAEGQYIIDRKLLELMKRQALILHPLPRAGEIHPEVDDDPRAAYFRQAQNGLYIRMALIEKCLTEQA, from the coding sequence TTGACGACATTGTATCATGTGCTGGGTGCCAAGCAGTTCGACCGGGAACTGCTGGACAAACTCTTCGGATCAGCGAAGGAAATGGAGCAGGTGGCCGCGCGCGGCGGCGCTCAGCGATTCCCGAACAAAATCATGAGCACGCTGTTTTTCGAGGCGAGCACGCGGACGCGGTTCTCGTTTGAATCCGCCATGCATCGTTTGGGCGGACGAGTCATCGGCACGGAGAATGCGAGCCAGTTCTCCTCGACGATCAAGGGGGAGACGCTGGAGGATACGATTCGCATCATAGCCGGCTACAGCGATCTCATCGTCATGCGGCATACGGATATCGGCGCAGCGAAACGCGCGGCGGCCGTATCGGGCGTTCCGGTCATCAATGCCGGTGACGGCTCCGGGGAGCATCCGACGCAGGCGCTGCTTGATCTCTATACGATTCAGAAGGAGTTCGGCGGCATAGAAGGTCTGCATATCGCCATGATCGGGGATCTAACCTATGGGCGTACGGTCCATTCGCTCAGCTATTTATTAGCCAATTATCGCGATGTGCATATCTCCTTCATCTCACCAGACAATGTGCGCATTCCGAGCTACGTGAAGCAGTATTTGGACGAGAAGGGCGTATCGTACGAGGAAACGACAGATTTGACCGGTCTTGCGGGGACGGCAGACGTGTTCTATCAGACGCGGATCCAGAAGGAACGTTTTCCTTCGCCGGAGGAATACAGCAAGGCGGAGGGGCAATATATTATCGACCGCAAGCTGCTGGAGCTCATGAAACGACAAGCTCTCATTCTTCATCCGCTGCCGCGCGCCGGCGAGATTCATCCAGAGGTGGACGATGATCCGCGTGCGGCATACTTCAGGCAAGCCCAGAACGGCTTGTATATCCGAATGGCGCTTATCGAGAAATGTTTGACGGAGCAAGCCTGA
- a CDS encoding SprT family protein — protein sequence MQDHVLQEWVERVSMQYFGLPFRHQATYNGRLKSTGGRYFTKTHNIEISPHQLRNYGEEETEKIIKHELCHYHLHLMKRGYQHRDDDFKQLLAKVGGTRFCKALPAGEKRKAEPYRFKLVCRSCGTEYLRKRKTDPRRFACGKCRGQLLLTKLDFISKT from the coding sequence ATGCAGGATCATGTTTTACAGGAATGGGTGGAGCGCGTATCGATGCAGTATTTCGGGCTTCCCTTCCGGCATCAGGCGACGTATAACGGCAGGCTGAAATCGACTGGCGGCCGGTATTTCACGAAGACGCATAACATCGAGATCAGCCCTCACCAGCTTCGCAACTACGGCGAAGAAGAGACGGAGAAAATCATTAAGCACGAGCTGTGCCACTATCATTTGCATCTAATGAAACGAGGCTATCAGCACCGCGACGATGATTTCAAGCAGCTGCTGGCCAAGGTCGGAGGCACGCGTTTCTGCAAGGCGCTGCCCGCAGGGGAGAAGCGCAAGGCTGAACCCTATCGGTTCAAGCTGGTTTGCCGCAGCTGCGGGACAGAATATTTGCGCAAACGCAAGACGGATCCGCGCCGATTTGCATGCGGCAAATGCCGCGGGCAATTATTACTAACGAAGCTTGACTTCATTTCTAAGACGTGA